The following nucleotide sequence is from Nitrospira sp..
GGTACTACATTCCGCCGCGGCATGCGCCGCGGGGCTACAACCGGCAGATGTTCGGGCCGGGGGTGGACAACGCGATCGAGAAGTACCTGGTGCCGAGCCGGGAACTGTTGGCGGTGCTCCAGCTGTGGCGCGCCAGCCAGCAGATCGTGTTCCGGTACGATGTCATTCCGGGCCCGAAGGTGTTCGAAACCCAGATCCACGGGAAGCGGTTCGATATGTACAACGATACCGTGCTGGGCTTCAACAAGTCGGGCAAGGAAGTGGCCCGCATCCAGGTCGAAGAGCCGATCTACATTCGGCCGGCCGAGCGCGTCAACTGGCTGTAAGGCCAGGGCGTGGACGTCGAGGGGGCTGTGGCTCCCTCGACGTTCGTGCCTCGGACCGTGGGCCGGAGAGCGGCTCCGATCCCGTGCTTGTGCCCGTCGCCACCGGAGAGTGTCTCACGCATTCATGAAGGTTTCCGTTCGACCCATCGGGTTGCTTCTCGCCGTTGCGGCTGCGCTCGCGCTGTCCTATCTTGGCCATACCGTATTGTTCGAGCAGTGGCGCATGCAGCAGGAGCGTCAACTCCAGCGCGCCAAGCTCCTCGAGGAGGTCTTGCGCCTGCAGCGCGTGGTTATGGACGTGGAAACCAACTTTCGCGGGTATCTCCTCGCCGAGCAACCCTCCTACCTCGAACCGATCAATCAGGCCGAAGCCAGGCTGGAATCGGGGATCGACCGGTTGACCCTCCTCACCGTCGAATCCCCCGGTTTGCAACCGGGAATCCGCGTCCTCGCGGCACGGTTGCGCGAATTCGTCGACAGCAAGAGGAAGCTGGCGGCTTTGGTCGGAACCGACCAGCAGGAACAGGTTCGCCTGTATGTGCGCGGCGGGAGCGGTCGGGCGTTGTTTCTCACGATCGAAAAGGCGATCGGTGATTTCGAAATGCGCATCGAGCGCGAGCTGCCGGCCGAACCGTTGACGTACGACGCCTGGATCGGTCGAGCCCGCTGGCAACTGTTGCTGCTGGAACTGCTGGCCGTGGGCGTCGCGGTGTCCTGCACCAGGGCGTTGGGCCTCGTGAGGAGGCCGTTGGTCGAGCGGAGCGCCCGCGTTCAGGTCTGATCCCCCCCTCAGCGAAGAAGCCGCAAAAGATTCGCACAGTGCGCATAGTGCGGATTCGCACGATTTGCCAGGCCAACCAGTCGTAAATTCAAAAAATAGGGCCTGGTCGTAGTGGTACATGATTTGCTCATTACTCCGTCCGTCACGGGTTGAGAAAGCCCACAACGGAAAGGAGAGGCCCATGGTACGGATGGTCAAGAAAATCGGTGATCGGGAAATCGCGTGGCTCATATTGGCAGTGGCCGCAATCGTCATTTGGAGCACCTTGGGCATCATCTCCTAACCTGCCGGTTTCGGGCGATCGCCTCTTTGTGACCTGACCGGCCATTGCTCCGACTGCCGGTGGTTCCTAATTCCTCGGTCGGTTCTTCCTTCCTAAGCGCTTCTGCGCTTCTTCCAGTACGTCCTTCAAGACTACGGCATGGTTGTGGTCGGGGTCTGCTGCACCGAAGACCAGTGTGATAGTGGTGGTTCGAGCAAGTTGGGCCAACGCCGCGATGGCGTCGCGTTGCTCGGAACGGTCGAGTTCCAGCTGATAGCGTCGACGAAACTCGTCCCATTTGGCAGGGTCATGTCCGAACCATGTTCTGAGTGCAGCAGATGGAGCGAGATCCTTTCGCCACCCATCCAAGCGCAGGGCTTCCTTGCGGCATCCTCTCGGCCACAGTCGATCCACGAGGAGGCGGAGTCCATCTTGGGGGCTCGGTGTGCTGTAGGCGCGTTTGAGCCGGATCATGGCGTCAGCGATAACCAGACGGTGCTCATGTAAGTACTGTGAACAGGTCGCTCTTCGCAAGGAGCATGCAAGCGCAATTCCTACCACTCCGCGCAGGACGGGACTACATATTGCAGGACATATTCGCTCTGTTGGCTGACGCCGCAAGACGTGCGCAGGGCGGTCGTTCGCAATGGTCGATACCGGAAGAGGAGGTCCCATGGAGGGATACGGAAAACGCGTCTTGGTGGCCGAGAATGAGGAGAGCGTGTGTCGTCTGATCACCACTGTGCTTGAACAGGCGGGGTACTGCGTGCACGCGGTGGCCGATGGGGTTCAGGCGCTTTCCGAACTGCGTAAGCGACGGTTCGATGTCGTCGTGGCCGATTGGCACATGCCTCGGCTCGACGGAGAGCAGTTCCTGCTCCTGTGCCGCATGCTCTGGCCCCAGACCCCTACTGTCCTGCTGTCTGCTGGCCTGACCGACTTGCCTATCCTGTTGCGCATGCAAGGGGCCTGTGCCCTCTTGCCGAAACCCTTCAACCCCCCAAGCCTCCTTCAAGTGATGCAGGTTGCGCTGGGCTCGGCCTGTACGTGTCAGCCTGCCGACTCGATGGCGTTGGAGTCGCAATGATGATGGGAGCGTGAGGCGTCTCGCAGGAAGGGCAACATGAAGGTTCTGGTGGTTCGTCCCGATCTCTTGATGTATCCCAAGGTTCATCTCGGCGCGGGATCGGTTGAGGGGGCGGCGCTTGTGGAGGCGGTCCGACAGCATGGTCATGAGGCACGTCTCACGGATCTTCACGTTGATACCAGCCAGGACTATATCAAGCTGCTCGAAGCCATGGCGCCGGATGTGGTGGGATTCTGTTGTCACTGTTCGGTTCACGCTTCGGAGATCCAATCGCTGGCCTCATTCACCAAAGCTCGCGTGCCGCATGTGGCCGTTTTTGTGAACGGGTGGGGGGCGTTGTGTGTTGCTGGGGAGTTGCTGCGGCATGGCAAGGAAGGGATCGATTATGTGGTGAGCGAGGCGGTGGCGGTCGGGCCCCTCTTGAGGGCACTTGAGCAGCATCGGCAGGTGGCGTCGGCACCGCCCTCCGACTTTCGGCGTTTTGCGTGAATGCCGGGATCTTTTTCAATATGTTATTGTGCCATGAGGAGATGCGCCCCGACGGTCTCAGGAGGGTGTGGTTTGCGGGGGCTACAAATGAGAAGGGAACTTGTATGAAGAAAAAACCGCTGACGACCAAGAGCAGGTCACGTCCATCGAAGAAATCCGCACCCCCACCCACAGGCGTCAACGGTCCGGGACCGGTGCAGGACCTTGAAATCCGCATCGCGGCACGGGCGTATGAACTGTACCAGCAACGTGGATGCTTGGACGGGTACCACTTACACGATTGGTTGCAAGCGGAGCGAGAGATCCTTGGCGAGAACAGCCAATTAGACAAGTCTTCGGCTCGCATTTGACCGGAGCCGCCCACCGCTTACGGCATCGTCCGTTCCAGCTGATCCACCATGCCCGCAATCGCGTCGAAGCCGGATTGCCAGAAGGCCGCGTCGTTCATATCGACGCCCACCTCCGCGAGAATGGCCTGCGGCGCCTTTGAGCCGCCTGCGGCCAGCAGGTTTACATACTTTGGCACGAAGGCCTGTCCTTGTTCCTGGTACATCCGATAGAGGGCCAATACCAACAGGTTGCCGAAGCTGTAGGCGTAGCAATAAAAGGGACTCGCGTAGAGGTGGGGAATGGTCAGCCACTCCCACTGGAATTCAGGTGAAACGGGGACCGCTTTCCCGAATTGCTGCCGTAGCATCGCGAGATAGGTCTTGGCGAGATCCAGCGTCGTCGCGCCCTGGGCGACCATGTCGTGGGCGGTCCGCTCGAACGCAACGAAGTACGCCTGCCGCATGACCGTCGCGTAGATGTCGTCCAGTTGGTTGACGAGCAGACTTTGTTTCACGGCCTTGTTCGTTTCCGAGGCCATCAGGGCGTCCGAGAGGATGCGTTCGCCGAAGACCGAGGCGGTTTCCGCCAGCGGCAGGGTCGAGTGGAAGGTAAAGACGTTGTGCTGCTCGGCCATCATGCCGTGAATGGCATGGCCCAGCTCATGGGCCATGGTGGCGATGTCGCGGGCTTCGCCGGTGAAATTCAACATGACGTAGGGCGTCAGCGCGGGGACGACGCTGTAACAGTAGGCGCCGCCCATTTTGCCGGGTTTCGTGCGGGCGTCGATGTGGCGGTCGGCGAAGACACGTTGGGCCAACTCGGCCAGACGCGGTGAAAAGGCCTGGTAGGCATCAAGCACCATGCGGACCGCGTCGGGATACCGGTAGGTTTTCTGTTCGGCTCGGTGGGGGGCGTAGATGTGGTAACGATTCATCCGCTTGATACCGCACAAGCGGGCCTTCAGCTTGAAGTACCGCTGGAATAACGGCGCATTGTGCATGCACACGGAGAGGAGGGCCCCCACAGCCTGATCGGGTATGTCATTGCTCAGATTTCGGCTGGCCAAAGGCGTCGCAAAGTGCCGTAGCTGGAGGTTCTCGGCCTTCCAGTCGCTCACCAAGGTCTTGTAGATTTCTCCCAGCAGATCCTGCTGGTCCTCATAGACGCGATAGAGTTCGTGGTAGGCCGCTTCGCGCATCGCCGGTTTGGGGTTGCGGACGAAGGCGGAGAGGGCCTCGCGGTTCATGGTTTTCTTTTTGCCCCCGACACGAAGCGTGAACGTGAAGCCGTTGGTGACGACGTCGTAGAGCTGCTGAACGGCGCTTCGGCCGGTGATGTTCTTGACGTTGATGACCTGCTCTTCCGGTTCGGACAGCGTATGGGGTTTGAACCGGCGGATGGTTTCCAGGTGGTACCGAAAGTCCCCGCTATTGGCCATCAGCCGCTCGGCATTCCCTTGGTCCACCCCCTGCCACCACAGGTCAAAGAACAACAAGCGATTCTGGAGAGCCGTCAGCTGCTCCTCGACCTTGGCCTTGAACGAACGGGCCGGGAGCTGTTTCGTGTCTTCCGAAAACCAGAGGTAGGCATAGGCGCTGAGCCGGGAAGATTCGGCGGCGATGGTTTCCGACAGGGTCAGGAGATCCAGAAAGGCATGTTCCGGCATGGTGGCGGTCAGGTCCTTGCGGGCCGACTCGAAGCGGACGACGTTGGCGGTCAGGTCTTTCAGGTATTGGTCGAACCGGGCCACCGGGTCGGCGACCAGATCAGACAATTCCCACCGGTCGGCATATTCACGGGACGCAGAACTGCGGCGTGTTCGGGCAGCGGAAGCGGACGTGCGCACAACGGCCATAGTCGGGGCTCCGATGATAAAAGGTGAAGAGTCGTTCGGATCATACCATCCTCCATCGGCGCGACGCTCCAAGATTTTGTCTGGGCCTCGCGCCGAGCGACACCGTTGACAGGTCCGTGTTCGATGTTACAATCCGCGGCAGGTGAGGCCATGACCGAACAGGAAATCAATCGCGCCATTCAATATGTGACGGCGGCCACCTCCTATGGCCGCGAGACGGTCGGCGAGATCCTGCGCACCGGGCTGTCGGAACTGGCGCTGCTCTCATCGCAATCCAGCTGTCGATTCGAGCGGGAAGACCTCATGGGGTACCTCTGTCTATGGACGATGAAATGCACCGGCCATCCCGAGCCGCTGGTGCGGGAGGTCTTGGATGGAGCGGGCCGGTGGTTGGACGAAGTGGCCGTGAGTCTGGCTCGGAAGGAAGAGGGGCCGATGAAGGCCGGAGACGACGAGGAGAGCGGCGCCGCGCCGGCGTCATGAGGACCCAATGCCTCGGTTTAAGCGGTATCGACCAGTGTCCTCGTATCGCACCGCCCGCGCACTCGGCCTGCACCGCGCCTCGCAAGTGGCCAGGGCTCGGCGTCTGTCCGAAGAACTTGAACGCCGGTGGGGCCAGCTTCGGCTCCATTGCGACGATGAGGGCAGCCGAGCGCGGTTGGAGCGGTTGTTGGCACGCCTGGAGACGGTCGATCGCGGCGGGCAGGAGTCGGCGATTGCCGAACTTGAATTAGCGACCCTGCTGGTCCGTGCAGGAAGCCGGGTCGGGTTCCTGCCGGAGTCTCGAGCCCGATCGGCGGATCTGGAATGTCATCTGCGGGGCGAACGGTTTTTCGTCGAGGTGACCGCCATGGTGGGCACCGTCGAGCGATCGCTTCGGCTCGGCGAGGAAGCCGCAGACTACGACGCTGAGTCCGAGGACAAGCCGCCTACATCCGAACAGATTTTCATGGATGCGCTACTGGCGCGAATTGCCCAGAAGGCCAAGCAGCTGGTGGATTACTGCGCGCCGGTCGTTTTGGCGATTTCGGTGCCGCGACTGGACGACGACGTTCCTTCCGGTCGCTGGGCCCCCCGTCTCACCCTGGATGTGAAGTATCTCGCCGGTGCGATCAGCCTATTGCTGCCGAAGGCGCGGCATCTCAGCAGCGTGTTGATCGCGCTGTGGGAAGTCGAGCCGATGCTGTCCACCTCGGCCGTCCGGCTGAAAAACGTGGCGATCGTCGAACGGTCTCGCCAACAGGTGGGGTACCCTCGGCTGCGTCTGCTGGTTCAGAATCCCGCTGCCGCATGGCCGCTGACAGAGGGGCAACGGGAGGTGTTTCGAGGGATTTTATAGCCTGAGCGGAAAGCGGACGGTGTGAGAGCCCTTAGGCCGGCAGGGACCCCTTGAGCAGCTCCAAATTTTTGGTGACCATCGCGTCGCCGTTCGCCCGAGACACGTCAATCCCCTGATCGGCAACTTGTCGGCATTCGTCCATCCTACCCAGCTTGAGCAGCGACTGCGCCAGCGCGTAATAGGCCGCTGAGTAGGTCGGCTTCACGGTGATGCAGCTCCGCAATGCGTCTGCCGCCTCCTGCCAAGCGGCATCGTCCATGTAGGCTTTCCCCAGCCCGAACCAGGCTACGTCGTCGTTCGGATCAATCGCCAGGACTTTTTTCAGCGGTTCGATGCGAGGATTCGGCATGGGGCTCTCCTGTCTCGTGAGCGCGGCGAGCGTGGACCGTACCATGCGTTTCCGCTCATTGTCTATGGTCTTTCCTGCATGGTAGGCTGGCC
It contains:
- a CDS encoding tetratricopeptide repeat protein; translated protein: MVRSTLAALTRQESPMPNPRIEPLKKVLAIDPNDDVAWFGLGKAYMDDAAWQEAADALRSCITVKPTYSAAYYALAQSLLKLGRMDECRQVADQGIDVSRANGDAMVTKNLELLKGSLPA
- a CDS encoding DUF2934 domain-containing protein; the encoded protein is MKKKPLTTKSRSRPSKKSAPPPTGVNGPGPVQDLEIRIAARAYELYQQRGCLDGYHLHDWLQAEREILGENSQLDKSSARI
- a CDS encoding DUF488 family protein — translated: MIRLKRAYSTPSPQDGLRLLVDRLWPRGCRKEALRLDGWRKDLAPSAALRTWFGHDPAKWDEFRRRYQLELDRSEQRDAIAALAQLARTTTITLVFGAADPDHNHAVVLKDVLEEAQKRLGRKNRPRN
- a CDS encoding cobalamin B12-binding domain-containing protein; its protein translation is MKVLVVRPDLLMYPKVHLGAGSVEGAALVEAVRQHGHEARLTDLHVDTSQDYIKLLEAMAPDVVGFCCHCSVHASEIQSLASFTKARVPHVAVFVNGWGALCVAGELLRHGKEGIDYVVSEAVAVGPLLRALEQHRQVASAPPSDFRRFA
- a CDS encoding M3 family oligoendopeptidase, which gives rise to MAVVRTSASAARTRRSSASREYADRWELSDLVADPVARFDQYLKDLTANVVRFESARKDLTATMPEHAFLDLLTLSETIAAESSRLSAYAYLWFSEDTKQLPARSFKAKVEEQLTALQNRLLFFDLWWQGVDQGNAERLMANSGDFRYHLETIRRFKPHTLSEPEEQVINVKNITGRSAVQQLYDVVTNGFTFTLRVGGKKKTMNREALSAFVRNPKPAMREAAYHELYRVYEDQQDLLGEIYKTLVSDWKAENLQLRHFATPLASRNLSNDIPDQAVGALLSVCMHNAPLFQRYFKLKARLCGIKRMNRYHIYAPHRAEQKTYRYPDAVRMVLDAYQAFSPRLAELAQRVFADRHIDARTKPGKMGGAYCYSVVPALTPYVMLNFTGEARDIATMAHELGHAIHGMMAEQHNVFTFHSTLPLAETASVFGERILSDALMASETNKAVKQSLLVNQLDDIYATVMRQAYFVAFERTAHDMVAQGATTLDLAKTYLAMLRQQFGKAVPVSPEFQWEWLTIPHLYASPFYCYAYSFGNLLVLALYRMYQEQGQAFVPKYVNLLAAGGSKAPQAILAEVGVDMNDAAFWQSGFDAIAGMVDQLERTMP
- a CDS encoding response regulator, producing the protein MEGYGKRVLVAENEESVCRLITTVLEQAGYCVHAVADGVQALSELRKRRFDVVVADWHMPRLDGEQFLLLCRMLWPQTPTVLLSAGLTDLPILLRMQGACALLPKPFNPPSLLQVMQVALGSACTCQPADSMALESQ
- a CDS encoding CHASE3 domain-containing protein, with the translated sequence MKVSVRPIGLLLAVAAALALSYLGHTVLFEQWRMQQERQLQRAKLLEEVLRLQRVVMDVETNFRGYLLAEQPSYLEPINQAEARLESGIDRLTLLTVESPGLQPGIRVLAARLREFVDSKRKLAALVGTDQQEQVRLYVRGGSGRALFLTIEKAIGDFEMRIERELPAEPLTYDAWIGRARWQLLLLELLAVGVAVSCTRALGLVRRPLVERSARVQV